The candidate division WOR-3 bacterium sequence TAATAACTCCAGTCGCCCCCCCCGGTATATAAGAACCCAAATCAATATCAGTCCATGAACCGGTCGTGCTTAAAGAAATATCTATACCATTATTAAAGCATTTCATTTTTTAAAATCCCCAATTCTTGTGGATCAGCAGATAAAACTTTAGACCTAATTTTTTCATATCTATTCCCACCATCCGAGTCAATATTATATTTTTCAACTGGGATTCTTTCCGATTCTGGTTGTTCCAGATTTTTCTCATGAAATTCCAAAAAATGAAGGTCAAAAATTAGACCATGCAATCTATCAAATTCTTCTTTATTTAGAAGCTTTCCCCTGAATGGCTTTCTATTATAAAAAGCATCCGACAACTCATCATGAAGGTCATTATATTTCTTGTCTATCTGTTTACGCAAAGACTCATATTGAATATTATCTAAATTTCGTTCGGGGGGTATCCACATATTATCACCTCATTTAAATTAATTATGAAGCTGAAATTTCCAGCGTGAGAATCCAAACCTGACCCGAGATTTTTGTTCCCTGAGCCGAAACCTTTCGATTGAGGTTCTTATTTGCAGAGGCTCCATTTCTCACGGAAAATTCGTTCCAAGCTTCATTGGCTTCGTTTGCTCCAAATGTCGAGCGAAAAACAACTTTTTGGTTACTTCCATACTGTGGATATCCAGAGTCCATTCCCTTCCATGTTGGAGTTGAATCAAGAAGATCTGTTTGGGTTGCGGATTCTGATGTATTATCTGACCCCACCCCAAGTTGTGCATTAGTATTATTGAAGGGTGTTTCTGACCCCCCACAGACCAAAGTCCAGAGAGCATTAATTCCTTCATTAAGTGCTATATTCCCATCAAATTCTGAAATTTCATAAGGCATATTTAGCTCTTTAGCCATTTCATTTTCATACTTTTCTATCTTCCATTTCGTCTTGAAACCGATTGAATCTTTAGTCGATGAGATATTAGATGTTTCAATTTTATCTCTAATACTTAAACTTTCTTTCATTTCATTCCTCCTCCGCTTCTTTTATTACCTCGAAAACATTCCTTGCAGAGTCAGAAATCCTGACCTGCATTTTCCCTTCGCCCGTATCATATTCAATAACAAGATGAGGTTTTGTTGAAATTACCTTTCCCTCGAGAATCCCAAAACAAGTAAATTGATTTGTTTCTTTTAGGGAAAGACGCCTTGTAGCTCTTACATAATCTCCTTTTTTCATTTGAACCTCCTTTTTTAATTACCATTGAACTTCATATAATGTTATTTCGATATCAAAAAGTTCTGGAACAGATATTCTTTCTATATAACTATCTTCATAAAATTCAGCTTTTAAACGTAAATATCCACTAAAATCAGATGTAATTAAAGCACCATTTTCTGGGATATTACCTGATGTAAATTGAATTCTATCTGCCCCCTCAATTCCTCCTCCACTCAAAAAATTATAGTGAGTACCCAACTGTTTCTGAACTCCATCGACATAAATAACTAAAGATTGAATGACTGTATTTTTTGAATGTAAATCAAATATAGCCGTAGATCCATCTCCCCTACCCACGTATTCATCTATCCACTCTCTTAAAATCCAATCATAGAAATAAAAAGAATTAAAATTTTTCCAATAATTTCTAAAAAAACTATATATTATTTTCCTATCATTAAAATTCAATCCTCTGTATATCAAGGGACCAATCTTTCGTTTTGGAAATCTACGCAAACGTAAATGTTGTGATTTACCAGAATCAAATTCAACTGATATTGTTTTCCCTTCCTCTCTGATTTCGTAAGGAAAACATGGCACGGGTGATGTAGGATATAAAGACATTTATCTTACAGACCTCCTGATTGCACTATGAGAAATGCCCAAGTAGCGACTATCATTTTCAAACATTTCAGCAAAAACATCTCTATTTCTTTTAGCGAATTCATAAAAACTTAATGAATCCATGGCAAAAATATTTATATTCTGAACAACCGCATTTGACTTTCCACCTTCGACCGGAATTTTTCCATTCTTTAGTGGGATAACAGCTTCTGGTCCCCCTTCCCCGATTAATCCCAAAGTCGGACGACTAACAACTCCTCCATATTGCAATTTAGCTATAGGCTTGAACCCTTCTACAATCCCACCTTCTTTAAAATGTAAAATATCTTTTAAAATCCCCATTACTCCACTCCATAAACCCCCAGTCAACCATCCTTTCCCAGTCTCTTTCTTTCCAGTTATAGATCCAAACAAAAGCCATTGGGTTATCATTCTCGATATTTCGCTTATAAATGCATCGCCAATACCCTTGAAAATATTTTTCAGGGCATCACCCATATTTTCCGCACCACGGATAATATTGTTGACGTGCATTGCCCAGGAATTAGAAATTGATTCGAAGAAATTATCCCAGATTTCTTTTTGAAGTATTATTTTTTCTAAAACTGTTTTATCCATTACTGACATTTGTTCTTCTAAAGCATCAATCCAAGAGGGCATCTTACCTTGATTACTTAATATCTCGGCTTCGGCCAAAATTTTATAAAATTCTTTCATGGTTTGATTTAAATCGGGAATGGTCTGTTTTGTTATTACTCCCATTTGTTTTTCTAAAGAATCTAACCATGAGGGCAAATTACCTTCCATGCTTAATAATTCAGCTTCGCCAAGAATTTTATTAAATTCCATTAGAGCATGATTGAGGTCGGGGATTGTATATTTTGCAAGTATTCCCATTTGTTCTTCGAGGGCATCTAACCAAGAAGGAAGTTTACCCTGAATGGCTAATAAATTAGTTTCTCCAAGAATTTTATTAAAATCTAAAAAGGCTTGATTTAGATCGGGGATAGCTTGCTTTGATATAATCCCCATTTGTTCTTCTAATGCATCAAGCCAAGAGGGAAGTTTTCCTTCGGAACCAAGTAATTCTGCTTGCCCCCGAAGTAAATTAAAATGAATTATATTTTTTTCTAATTCTTCATTTATTTTATTAAGAACATTGGGGTTTACCACTTTGGGCGGGGTTTTAATTATTTCTGGGACTCCTTCTTCTACATTAAAAACGGCCAGAGATTTTTTCCTTCTTAATCCAGTTGTAAGGCTGAATTCCATTCCTAAAGGAAGTTCTATCTTTTTCCCCAATGATGATA is a genomic window containing:
- a CDS encoding phage tail tape measure protein, with amino-acid sequence MAEQLRYELVIDDKGTPVIRKLTSEVKQAEDQMNKLNQSLRIIKWDSLVNLTERAYRAGREIFNLSREVSNLGGEIIRSSRELGISIDEFQKWRYVAKMADLDITQFSMGMRFLISKIYDAAKGSQEASTYFEAMGVDINELTKNGTNLTEIIGILSDKFATWKDGTAKLDYAINLFGQRSGQAFINLLNMGRKGIEGLMEEFDRLGYKIDPETLEKLAQMEDQLKRFQFAWENLKIQLTPVFEWIIKKIEQISSLGKKIELPLGMEFSLTTGLRRKKSLAVFNVEEGVPEIIKTPPKVVNPNVLNKINEELEKNIIHFNLLRGQAELLGSEGKLPSWLDALEEQMGIISKQAIPDLNQAFLDFNKILGETNLLAIQGKLPSWLDALEEQMGILAKYTIPDLNHALMEFNKILGEAELLSMEGNLPSWLDSLEKQMGVITKQTIPDLNQTMKEFYKILAEAEILSNQGKMPSWIDALEEQMSVMDKTVLEKIILQKEIWDNFFESISNSWAMHVNNIIRGAENMGDALKNIFKGIGDAFISEISRMITQWLLFGSITGKKETGKGWLTGGLWSGVMGILKDILHFKEGGIVEGFKPIAKLQYGGVVSRPTLGLIGEGGPEAVIPLKNGKIPVEGGKSNAVVQNINIFAMDSLSFYEFAKRNRDVFAEMFENDSRYLGISHSAIRRSVR